The segment CATCCTTCATATCAATTACGACACCCTTAGTGCTTGTTACAAACCTATCCATAGCTAATCCCGGTAATAGTACGTTGGTAATAGATAGTATCCAGGTAAACGCTTTGGTGCAATTGGTGTTTTCCACATCATCAGTCTCAGGGACTAGTAGTTTTCCCGGACCCGTTTTTGGAGCCGCTAACGATACCCTAGAAAATCCAATAGTTATTCCACCTTTAAGCGTCGAAAATTATCAAACTGAACTTGTTATCCCTGTAACCTCAGAATTTTTCCAAACTCGATTGCCTCCCCAGGGATTGCCTGATCAGGGGCAATTTACCTTCCCTTCATATGTTGAGCTTCAGTTATCCCTCCAAGAATCCAACGGATATTCGATAAGCTATTCGACCATAGTCCCACCATTGACCGTTCCAGTGCAGACTACAGCAACTCAGAGCTAATCAAAAACGTAACTCTCAAGCCTTTAATTAAAGATTTTATTTTTTTAAAACTAGATACGTTATGCCTTTAGATCCCAAGGTGAGGGATTTCCTCTCCCGACTCCCTACGTTGAACCCTCCAACTAGCGTGGAGGAGCTCAGAAGGAATTGGAACTCTGCTTTCTCTGGAAAAAAGGTAGAAATTGAGAAGGTTATGGACCTAGAGATACCAACCAGGGATGATCGAATACGCGCAAGGCTCTACCTCCCTAAACGAACCGATTCGATAATAGTTTTCTATCACGGTGGTGGGTTCGTTTTTGGTGACGTGGAGAGCTACGATGGATTATCTAGACTGATAGCCAAGGAATCGGAAATTCCTGTAATCTCAATTGGTTATAGGTTAGCCCCAGAGCACAAGTTTCCTACGGCTGTTAATGACGCTTGGGATTCCTTAGTCTGGATAGCAAAGGAAATGGGAATCTCCAAAGTAGCCGTTATGGGGGATAGCGCCGGTGGGAACTTAGCTGCTGTAGTATCACAAATGGATAGAGATAACAAAACTAAACTTGTCAAATTTCAGGTCCTGTTATATCCAGCAGTTAACATGGTAGATAACTCCCCATCAGTACATGAATTCGCAGAGGGTTACTTCCTCACGAGGAAATTGATGAGTTGGTTCGGTTCGCTCTACTTCTCTTCAGGAAGGGAGGCCGTTAATCCTCTCGCCTCTCCTGCATTGGGAAAGTTAAATGATCTACCCCCTTCGCTTGTCATAACGGCCGAATACGATCCTCTTCGCGATCAAGGAGAAACCTACTCACAAGCTCTAAAGGAGGCAGGTAACGAATCGGTTTGCGTTAGATATAAAGGAATGATACATGGATTTATCAGCTTTTACGACTGGTTTAAAGCTGGTAGGGTAGCGATTAATCAGGTAGCCTCCACTTTAAAAGAGGAACTATCCTAAAAGTAAATAGGAACGCGCTAACTTAACGCTGAGCGTAAAATGCAAACTTTAGCATCTCTGTGGACTTCTAGGTTATGATAAATCTTTATCTTCTCTAGGTTATTTTTAGTAAAAGATTTTAAACAGAACTTAAATTAAATTATGAAATGAGCTTGATCATGCTAGATTATCGTCTGGCTAAAGCCTCTACATAGCTCCTGTACTCTTCTGCAGATCTATCCCAATTGTAATTAAGCGACTCGGAGTAAGACGATTTGAAGAGTCTCTCTCCCTGTGAGATCGTTCTAACTATCGCCTCTCTCATAGCTTTCACATCCTTATAACGGACGAGGTAACCGTTAATACCCTCCTTAACGATCTCGGGAACGGATCCGGTGGCGTAAGCTACTACAGGAGTTCCACATGAGTTAGCCTCAACTATTGTCATTCCCCACCCCTCGATATATGAGGTAGAGATGAGAACCCAAGATCTCTGATAGAGCCTTACCTTCTCGTCCTCACTCACTCTTCCTAAAAATTTTACGTTAGGTTCATTTAGCCTTCTTATCTCACTTTCCAGCTCTCCTCCACCAGCCAAGAGGAACTCAAAGTCCAAATCTCTAGCGATCTCATATACGTCTAGAGGGTTCTTGTATCTCTTTAACCTGCCTATCCACAATACCGTCGGTTCTCCCTTAGGTCCTGGCTTGTACTTCTGATGGTCGACCCCATTATAGATAACTCTGATCTCTGCCTTTACACCTAGTTTAATTAAGTCCCTTTTTGTAGTGTTTGAGATTGCAATAAAGTTATTATACCCTTTTACTCTTCTCTCCAACCACTTCAGTATAGGAGATAGTTTACCCGCCTCAAGGTCTAAAACCCCTTGGTGAACGTGATGAATTAACGCTATCGTTCTCTTGTTAACCTTATAAGAGAAGAAGGGAACCGCGTGAGCCACACTATCTATAACAACTTCATGTCTTTTAGCTTCCATCAGTGAGTGGAGATGTAGAGAGCCCCTATTTCCCCTTCTCTTCACTAATATACCATCGATCTCCTCCTCGCCTGGTAAACCTGGTACAGATTCGGCTAACCAAGTTACCGACATGTGCTTTGCAAGCCTCTTTCCCACCTCTAGGAGCACCTGTTCAGCTCCACCAGCTTGCGGATGTCGAGGGTCTCTATGGTTGACTAAGAGGAGATCCATAAAGTGAGAGTACGTTGAAACTTTTTAATTATTTCCTTTCTGTGTTAGCTTAAGAGTTTCCTTAAAGTGTATCCAACCACAACAAACAATATCACGTTCATCACTCCGAACATCACATAGGAAACTATGACAAGCTGATCCGGAGTATAAGGTGAGAACTGTATTACAGGTGGTGAATAGACAGGAAACCCGAGTATTAACAGTACAGCTAAAGTAGTGTCCCCTACCATATATAGGACGAACAGCAAGGCCTTTGTGAACGTTCCTGCCTTCCTTAAAGCCCCTCCTAGGAGTACCCCTCCTACGACCATAGAAAGGTAGTCTATGAAAGTCCACCCCAGATTAATCCCAGATTCGACAAAAAAGTAAGGTAAGTGGAAAATTATTGGAGGTATTACCGCAGGTATTATAAAGAGCTTGCTAAACCTGAACAAAGAGTATCCGGCTATAACGCCAGCAAGATAAAGCGTGTAGTGTGATACCATCAACACTACAGGATCTCTAGGAAGTAAACTCAAAGTATAAGGGTTAACAGTCAACACGATGATCACAAAAGAAGAGGAGAGGAAAAAAATCTTTGACTTTAATTTCATTTCCTCACCTTACGTACACAATGTAGTGGTAGAGTTGAATAGCGATTCCCCACAGGAACAATAGAATGCCCAAGTCCATCCCCGCATAAGTTGCCTGAGGACCCACGCTAGGCAACTTCCACATGATCGCCGTCTGTATGGCTGTCACCACGAATATGGCTGGGATAGCAAACAAAGCAATAGTTTTCCTAAACTTAACCTCCTCCCAACTCATTACTCCTGAGGGCTTTGACACCTTAACTCTTAAGCCCGACGCCATTCTGTAAATCATGAAGGCAGCTAATCCTCCTAATGGAATCATTGTTATCAAGTTTATCATAGCGGGGTGCATTAACCAAATCCCAAAGTTTCCCGCGAAGAGGAGAGAAACTACTGCTGTACCTAGAATCGAGGTTGGTCCAATTTTTGGCACGGTTTGAGGTGTATTAAGAGAAGGTGAAGACTTTGTGCTTTTTTGTCTTCCTACAGAAAGAATAATTACGCCAATAATTACGCCTGGAATACCTAATATTATTGCCTGCTGACTTGTTGGAGCTGGAACGCCAGGAGCTAAGTAACCCCATACGCTGAGCTCTATCAATGAAACCCACGCCACTGTCATAAGCCATGTCCAGAACTTTCTGTTCTTTAGGAACATATACTCGCTGTTCTCAAAGAACGGCATTAGGATTATCACCAAGAGCAGGATGGTGAGAACAGATAGAGCTAACGAAGGGCTCATCGCCTGTCCGTTAGGTAGCTCAAAGTCCACAAACTTATAAAGGAAAAGGAAGAACCATGGAGGATAGGGTTGGGTAGACAGCGCGGCTGCGGTACCTGGCTCCGGGGCAGGATAGGGATTTATCACAATGGGAAGTCCGTTTATGTTAGCAAGTAAATCGGGAATGAAGAGAATTATGCCCCATGTCATCAAAACGATTGATAACATGTAAACTACGTTCCTTGGCCACCATTCATTAAATTTAGACCACTCCTCCTTAGTGTAATAAGCTGGAACCTTAGGCTTCTCCTTAAAGGACGGAGTCATCCCATATCTCTCTGACATGAGGAAGTGAACGCCGAAGAGGACTCCTATTAGGAATACCATTATTATGTGCCAACCTAAGAGTCTATCGAAAAGTTGGGACTTAACGAGAGGATTACTTGCTGTAGCCGCGTCACCACCTGGTCCAAACAACCAGTTCGCTATAGTTGATGCGCCTGGGAATCCTGTTCCCACAAGTAAGCTTTCGCCTATGTTTATTGCGTTAACTCCTAAAACGTCGCTCACTAAGCTGTAACCGAAGAAGGACGCTCCCATAGTTAGTGCGAGAAGAAGAACCCCTGTGACCCACTGAAGTTCCCTAGGTTTCTTGTAAGCGCCTTTATAGAAATTCCTAAACATGTGTATATACGCTAAAATTATCATAATGTAAGCTCCATATAAATGGCTAAACAGGATTACTGAACCGTACGGAACGGAGGTTATAATGGTCTGAGTCTGAACGTAAGGATTTGCAGGCATATAATAGAGAAGCAAGAAGAGTCCTGTTATAACAGTGTAAATGAAAGCTCCTGAAACCATAGCGCCTAGCCAGTAGGAAATGTTATACATGTAGTCAGGGGTCTTAAAGAAAGGAGCCTCGGTGACACCTACTCTATCTAGGATTTGATCTATCAATCCCTTCCTTTTTTGTTGAGTTTCAGTCATTCAGCTCAACCTCTTTATTTGTGAACTTTTCCCATAAACACTGTTATTAAGCATTAGTTTAAAATTTTCTATATTTTTGGACTCATTCTGATAAGACATGGAAAGCGAAGGAGTTGAAGAACCTGAGACGCTAACAGCTCCTCCCGCTCTGTAAGTTAAGAATTCAACTAGGGCAGAACCTAGAGCCATTACTAACCCAGCTATTCCAATTTCAGCCAATATAGATATGGCTAAGTTGTAAGGTTGGAACATCAAAGGATAGGCTATAACTCTCCTTAACATACCTAGATAACCCTCAACCGTCATCAAGTATCCTGCGGTTACAAACGGTATGGTCCAAAGAAGTATCCCTGCGTTTATCATTTTGGAAGTGGTAGGACTGAAATTGAATCCCGCTCTCACTGATCGTAAAGCGTCAAGTGCGACCGCCGTGAAACCTATAAGGATGAGTGTCCATATCACCAAATGGAAGTGTCCAACTACATAGTAAGTGTTATGAACTATCGGGTTGATCGGGAACATTGGTAAGGGTACAGCCTGTACACCTCCTAGAATGAAACCGATCAAAGCTACTAACGTAGCCATACCTACCGGATCTTTGTAGTTGTATCCCTTACTAGTTAGAACGGTTAGACCTAAGTTCAGCACAGTCAGCCCTGATCCGGAGGCTAAAACTAATGTAGATAGGTTTATCCAAAGCCTAACGGGAACTGGAACGGGGAACGTTTGAATGTGATGAACCCAAATCAACATAGAACCTATGGCAAGGAGATAAATGTTCCATCTGGCCCACTTCTCACTAAATAGCGGTCTACCCGAGAACTTGGGAACGAAGTAGTAAAGCGCCCCGAACAGCGGAAATGGCACGTAATAAACGACAGGGTGACCGTAGAACCAGAATAGAACAAGCCACAATAGGGTGTTAATAGGAACACCTGCTAGTATGTTTAGAGTGTACCAAAGCTCTGCGGCTGTTAAAGCCGGTAGAGTTAAGGCTATAATAACCGCAAAGGCCACGCCATAAGCTGAGAATATACCTAACTTCTGTCCCTTAGGTTTTGTGGCATAAGCGTCGCTAACTAAGTTAACCGTAGCTACGGTCTGAGCGATTGAACTTATTGCCAAAGCTAGATAGGCTATCCCCATCATGGGACCGTGATAGTTAAGGAAAGCGTGGAAGTTGGAGTTGTCCTCCACAGCTAACGGAGGATACATATACCAGCCCATATCTGGACCTCCCAACAGTGCAAAAGCCAATGTTAAGTTAGCTAACCAGAACATGGAGCTCATTAACTTGGTCCTCCTAATGCTCATACCGTCCTTCAACATAGAGTACTCTATCACAGTTAAGGCTGCCATAGGAACTAAGCCCAACATAGCTGACCATCCGTGCAACGTTAGGAAGGTATAGTAAGTTACGCCTATCTCAGGTGAATTTGATGGAAACGTTAGGTAAGTCCTAAGGTTCATAGCGGCCATACCAACTATTATTAGCCAAGCTAGAGATCCCCCAAAATATTGCCATATAATTCCTACAGTTGAGTTAGGGAAAAGGAATGCCTTAATTTTAGAGGGAGAAAAAACACTTCCAAGAGAACTAAATATGATTTTAATTTCCTTTTTTATCTCCATACTCAATTACACCACCTCCAAGGTTCCAGTCATATATGAGAAATCGTATCCAGCGTACTCTGGCTCTCTCCAGGTGTAATTCCCTGGATGGGTTGGGGCGACGAAGTAAACGTAACTAGGTTCCTCAGGAATTGCGTTAAGGTTTATAACTCCGTCAGGAAGTCTTATGAAGAAACCCGTAATCACCTGAGGAGAGTTAAGGATTATTGTTATAGGTTCGCCAGGCTGGGCTACAATTACGTTCGGGTGAAACACATCGTTAAAAGTACCGTTTTGAACAGCCGTCATATTGACTACGAGAATTCCATTTATTACCTCAGAGGTCCTATTGGATGGGGGAGAACTATTGAAGATCTTTACAGCCTCCTGAGCTTGGGGAGGTAGACCAGAAAATAATGGTAAACCGTATCTTATGCTAGTGCTCTCACCTTTTGTTACCTCCAGAACTGACCACGAGAAAAAAACAGCTACCAATATTAACATTACTATGAACCATGCCAGCTCAGCGTGGTGAAATATCCTCTCTCTGAAATCAGCCAATCTTTAACACCCTTTTATCATTTAAAATGAAGGATAGACCCCCTTTTTAACTTTTCTATTTTAACTTAATTTAAGTTTAACTAGCTTACCTTTTTATGTTTTAAAAATAGTTTTAACATAAACGTAAATTAACTAAAAGTAGAGGATGTTATTTCATTGATTATAATGTTTTTTTATTTAGTTTTTATGAAAAAGAGTGATAGAGATAAATTTGATAAGATCCATTATAACAAAATATTTAAACCTTACAAGCTTGTAAATAATTAATTGTGATGGTTATGGGTAGGCACTTCGTTCTTAAGAGAGAGGACTTCGTTTTCGCCACAAGACTGATAAGAAGGATGAAGGACCCTAAAACGAGGTTCGATGAGAGGAAGTTCGCGGAGAAGGGTAGAGATTACCTCTACAACTACGCTGAGGAGAAGGTGGGACCCTTAGATAAGGGAAGAAGATCTTTCCTTAAAGGAATTTTAATAGGCATAGGTGTTCTGGCTGTAGCTAGCGCGGTTCCTGTAATATCTTACCTAAATCAACCACCTGTTTATCTGAAAAACTTCCCCTGGATAATAATAGTAGATTCTGATGGGAATCCAATAGAGGCTAGCAAACTAACGGTGAACGATCCATCGATACTTCTTTTCCAATATCCTATGGAGGGGGACATAACCTTCCTCTTGAACATGGGTGACGCCAACGATAACCCGGTATCTATCCCTCCAACTACTGTAGTAATACCAGAGAACGGTACTACCTACACCTTTCCTGGGGGAGTTGGACCTAACAAATCCATAGTAGCTTACAGTGCGATCTGTCAACATCTAGGTTGTCAGCCACCAGAAATTCATTTCTATCCTCCTAAGTATCTCACTCCAGGAGGTACAGTGCCCAATTTCTTGCCTCCAGTAGCCTATCAAGCTGCTCAGAGCGCGAACGCCGCATCTGTAATACACTGTGACTGCCATGGATCTACATATGATCCGTGGAGAGGAGCTGCAGTGCTTACAGGACCTACCTTGAGACCTTTACCTTACGTTGAGCTCTACTGGGACCAAGATACTGATTACCTCTACGCTACTGAGATGAACCTAAAGGCTCCAGTAATTATGGGACAACCGTCAGACCTAGCTAGCTTCGCCTATTTATCCTCATTTAATGAACAGACTGGATGTCCGAAGATGTTACTCAGCAAAGGGCAAACTCCTTCTGAATGCTATTCAAAGCTTAATAACGAGGGGAACACATTTTCTAGTTAGGTGTAAGAAATGACAAAGTTAGGATTAATGATACTTGGGATGATATTCGGAGGAACCGCAGCTTATGCCATTTTTATAGCTTATAACATGCTATGGAACACGTCCCCCATTAGGTGAATATAATGAACACCAAATTCGTAGTTTTGTTGACAGTAATTGGGGTCTTGTTTTTCATCGTGTTGTCGATACCCATGAACATATTTTCTAGTTTATTGCTTGGTGTAGGTTCCGCAATAGAGATTGCTGTTGCAGTATACATTATCTTAATGTCCGGATTGTTTATCCTTGTGTTCAGAAGATTTAATTCATAAATTTTTTAAATCATCATGGTTTTAAGATTAAATTCACGGAAATGTTTATGAAAACTTTATTAGATTAAAGAATATGTTAATAATGAGGGGAGATGAGTTTAGAGAACAGAGTGTACAAACTGATGGACATAGCTTCTCGTCATAATTACGTTACAGGCCTCTCAATGTTAGAGATTCTAACGTTAATAGGTCTTTACTCGGCGGGAATGTCAATCCCTATCTTCAACTTAGGTTTAGAAGGCTCTGCCATAACAGCACACATTTATGGAGCCATAACGATAGCCATACTTAATGTCCTGATTCTAGCTGCCGCAATGAGGACTAACGAACTAGGCCTCAAAGTATTGTCTTTTATTAACGTAATATTCGTCCTCATTGCAGCTTTTGAGGGCCTGTTCTACTTCGGAGGCTTTATAGATCCTTCCTACGCTCTAGGAATGGCTATAGGCTTTGTAGGTACGTTATTCTCTGGCTCGGCCGTTCTGTTCTACTGTCTATCTAGATGAAAGATAACATAAAAATTTTTAAAACCTTATTTTCAACATATTCATGGTTAGTCATGTCTATAATTAACGTAGGGCCTAAGTCTAGAGTAACGATGAACTTGGCAGTTGTCGAAACAGTTTTTATGACAGGCGCTTTCATCGCAGGAGTAGCTGCGTTGCTATACGATAAGTTTCCAATCGCTGCTAGCTGGCAATCGTTTATCCTTTCCGCTCATATAAGTTTCGTGATGCTTACGGCGTTCTTCGGCCTTGCTCTCTACGCCGCTACGGCCAAGGAAAACAGAAGGGGATTACGGTTACTAGGTTTATTGAACGTAATTTTCATTGCAATAGCTGCGCTAGGAGGACTCCTGTTTTATGGGACTCTAAATTACGCCTTTTCCTATCTAATGGCTTTGTCCTTTTTAGGAGCGTATGTCTGCTCTACCGGTTGTATATTTTATTAGATTTCTTTATATAAAAACTATTTTTTTAAACTACAATTAAAAAGGTACATTATGTTAACTAAGAAAAGTTTAAAGGTTAAAAAGACTTAATAATATAAATGAATAGATATGAAGTTTGATCAGATACCTGGATTCAAAGCGGCTTACTTGATCAACGGCAACGAAATGAGAAAGGTGGCTGGGGAGGACATCAAGGTGGACCTGAAGAAGTTGGCTGATTTCCTTGCTGAGAACTATAGGATAGGTAAGGATGAAGCCGAAAAGCTGGACATGGGAGATCTGTTGGGATTCGCTATGATTTTAGACGACCTAGGGATAGCGTTCATGGGAAATTACGTTGTTTTCGTTGATGCCCTTAAGACAAACTGGAACAAAGTATTAGAGGCTTTCCAAGAGGTGTTAGCTTAAATGAAAATTAAGGGATACCTAGGTCACATTAAAGTAAATGATAAGGGGGAAGTGATTGAGAAAGTAAGCGTCGATGAGAAACTGGCTGACATACTTAAGTACAATATAGAAAAAGGAAATCAAGAGGCTAAGGAACTAGGGTTCAGCAAGATGAATGGTTTCGCAATGATGGGCTCGAAGAAGAGCCTGGCCTTCATGAAAGGGGAAGCTATATTGGTCGAGACGAGCAAGGCTGACTGGCAGGAGTTGTTTGTACATTACGTCTATTTGAAGGGATGGTTAGCCTTAGGAATAGTTCTACTTATTCTCTCAATTGCCCTATATTACATGGCCCTAGCTACTGCTTACTTAGATTACTTCGCCCCGTTACCAAGACTATACGTACCTACGTTGATACTGATAATATCCCTGATAATGATTCTGTCGTCTAAAACTAGGTTCGCATACAGGCTATAACTTTATTTTCTTTTATAAAGAGTGATTATTTTTGTTAATTCTATGTACTCATACATTCCACCTGACGTTATAAGTAAGGCGAAAGGTATAGCACCAATAATAAGATAAACCGGGATAGAAAGTGCAATAATTAATGAGGCTATTTTTAAACCCCTTGAGTTGAAGTCGTCCCCCAATCTAATCACTTCAAGAGAGTAATCGAAAAGGTAGCTTAGGATCAGAAGCGTTCCCACAATTTGCAAAATAGAGAAAAGTTCGATGTCCACTTTAAGGTAAGTGACAACTTCTGATAAAATTGAAATTATAATGCCTACTATCATAACGTAATAAAGTTTTACAGATAAACTGAACTTCTCATCCAATTGTGAGAACGAATTTCTATTCAACCATCCGAATATTAGTAATGCTAAGTATGAAATTGAGAGGGGGATAAAGTAAAAAATTGTTTGTTGAATTTCAAAGGACATGCCGAGAAACGTTGAAAAAAGTATAAGAGCTAGAGATGCTCGTTTAACTCTGTCGTAAACGGATAAATTAAGTCTAGTTTTTTTCGGCATTGATATCGCTTCATCACTAAAATATATAGAGTTTGTGACCAGACGCATGATCAAAGCTGATTATCAATAAAAACTGCACAGATTTTGAATGGGATGAATTGAAAATTAACCCCTTAACTCAATAGGAACTATCTCTCTCTTTAATGGACCTATATATAAAGCCCTTGGTCTAATGAGTCTGTGTTGATCCTCCACATATTCTATCACGTGGGCAACCCAACCTAACGTCCTTGAAAGAGCGAACAGGGAGGTGAACATGTAAATTGGAAAGCCTAGAGAGTAGAACACGACCCCTGAGTAGAAATCCGTATTAGGATAAATGCGCTTCTCACTGAACGTCTTGATCCCCAAATCCTCAACGCTTTGGGCTATCGAGAAGTATTTCCTGGCGTTATCGTTGTTCTCAGATAGAAGCTTCGCGTACTTCTTGAAGATTTTTGCCCTCGGATCATAAGTTTTATACACCCTATGCCCGAATCCCATCAACCTGGATTTCTGCTCCGTAATCTTGTTCCTAAACCACGTCTCTGCGTTTTGCGGTTCTCCTATCTCGACGAATTGTTTGAACGCTTCCTCCGCTGCCCCTCCATGTAAAGGTCCCTTTAAAGCCGCTAAAGCTGCTACCACACACGAGTACATGTCAGATAACGTAGACGATGTTACTAAGGCTGCTGTGGTAGAAGCTGGTACCTCATGATCTGCGTAGAGGATGAGTGAAGCGTCCATGGCCTTCACTTCCTCGTTAGATGGCGTCCTTGACAAGGATGACTTCAGAAAGCTCTTAGCGAAGCTCTCTGAAGGTTCCGGTATTATTGGTTTTTTACCTTCCTTGGCCCTTAGAACGTTAGCCACTACTGTTGATGCCCTCCCTATTAGTTTTATTGCGTTCTCTCTATTGTTGTTCTTATTCCACGGAGATCCGTACAACGAGGAAAGAGCGGAGAACGCAGTTTCCATCATACCTATCGCGTCAGAGTCCTTAGGTAGGG is part of the Metallosphaera cuprina Ar-4 genome and harbors:
- the soxB gene encoding proton pump complex quinol oxidase subunit SoxB; translated protein: MEIKKEIKIIFSSLGSVFSPSKIKAFLFPNSTVGIIWQYFGGSLAWLIIVGMAAMNLRTYLTFPSNSPEIGVTYYTFLTLHGWSAMLGLVPMAALTVIEYSMLKDGMSIRRTKLMSSMFWLANLTLAFALLGGPDMGWYMYPPLAVEDNSNFHAFLNYHGPMMGIAYLALAISSIAQTVATVNLVSDAYATKPKGQKLGIFSAYGVAFAVIIALTLPALTAAELWYTLNILAGVPINTLLWLVLFWFYGHPVVYYVPFPLFGALYYFVPKFSGRPLFSEKWARWNIYLLAIGSMLIWVHHIQTFPVPVPVRLWINLSTLVLASGSGLTVLNLGLTVLTSKGYNYKDPVGMATLVALIGFILGGVQAVPLPMFPINPIVHNTYYVVGHFHLVIWTLILIGFTAVALDALRSVRAGFNFSPTTSKMINAGILLWTIPFVTAGYLMTVEGYLGMLRRVIAYPLMFQPYNLAISILAEIGIAGLVMALGSALVEFLTYRAGGAVSVSGSSTPSLSMSYQNESKNIENFKLMLNNSVYGKSSQIKRLS
- a CDS encoding glycosyltransferase family 4 protein — translated: MDLLLVNHRDPRHPQAGGAEQVLLEVGKRLAKHMSVTWLAESVPGLPGEEEIDGILVKRRGNRGSLHLHSLMEAKRHEVVIDSVAHAVPFFSYKVNKRTIALIHHVHQGVLDLEAGKLSPILKWLERRVKGYNNFIAISNTTKRDLIKLGVKAEIRVIYNGVDHQKYKPGPKGEPTVLWIGRLKRYKNPLDVYEIARDLDFEFLLAGGGELESEIRRLNEPNVKFLGRVSEDEKVRLYQRSWVLISTSYIEGWGMTIVEANSCGTPVVAYATGSVPEIVKEGINGYLVRYKDVKAMREAIVRTISQGERLFKSSYSESLNYNWDRSAEEYRSYVEALARR
- the soxC gene encoding proton pump complex cytochrome B SoxC, with the protein product MTETQQKRKGLIDQILDRVGVTEAPFFKTPDYMYNISYWLGAMVSGAFIYTVITGLFLLLYYMPANPYVQTQTIITSVPYGSVILFSHLYGAYIMIILAYIHMFRNFYKGAYKKPRELQWVTGVLLLALTMGASFFGYSLVSDVLGVNAINIGESLLVGTGFPGASTIANWLFGPGGDAATASNPLVKSQLFDRLLGWHIIMVFLIGVLFGVHFLMSERYGMTPSFKEKPKVPAYYTKEEWSKFNEWWPRNVVYMLSIVLMTWGIILFIPDLLANINGLPIVINPYPAPEPGTAAALSTQPYPPWFFLFLYKFVDFELPNGQAMSPSLALSVLTILLLVIILMPFFENSEYMFLKNRKFWTWLMTVAWVSLIELSVWGYLAPGVPAPTSQQAIILGIPGVIIGVIILSVGRQKSTKSSPSLNTPQTVPKIGPTSILGTAVVSLLFAGNFGIWLMHPAMINLITMIPLGGLAAFMIYRMASGLRVKVSKPSGVMSWEEVKFRKTIALFAIPAIFVVTAIQTAIMWKLPSVGPQATYAGMDLGILLFLWGIAIQLYHYIVYVR
- the gltA gene encoding citrate synthase; the encoded protein is MSQISRGLENVFIKTTSLTYIDGENGILRYGGYDIEDLVEHTSFEEVIHLMLYGDLPTKSQLQKLKSSIDESYEVPQQVIDMIYSLPKDSDAIGMMETAFSALSSLYGSPWNKNNNRENAIKLIGRASTVVANVLRAKEGKKPIIPEPSESFAKSFLKSSLSRTPSNEEVKAMDASLILYADHEVPASTTAALVTSSTLSDMYSCVVAALAALKGPLHGGAAEEAFKQFVEIGEPQNAETWFRNKITEQKSRLMGFGHRVYKTYDPRAKIFKKYAKLLSENNDNARKYFSIAQSVEDLGIKTFSEKRIYPNTDFYSGVVFYSLGFPIYMFTSLFALSRTLGWVAHVIEYVEDQHRLIRPRALYIGPLKREIVPIELRG
- the soxA gene encoding proton pump complex quinol oxidase subunit SoxA, with the protein product MLILVAVFFSWSVLEVTKGESTSIRYGLPLFSGLPPQAQEAVKIFNSSPPSNRTSEVINGILVVNMTAVQNGTFNDVFHPNVIVAQPGEPITIILNSPQVITGFFIRLPDGVINLNAIPEEPSYVYFVAPTHPGNYTWREPEYAGYDFSYMTGTLEVV
- a CDS encoding alpha/beta hydrolase, yielding MPLDPKVRDFLSRLPTLNPPTSVEELRRNWNSAFSGKKVEIEKVMDLEIPTRDDRIRARLYLPKRTDSIIVFYHGGGFVFGDVESYDGLSRLIAKESEIPVISIGYRLAPEHKFPTAVNDAWDSLVWIAKEMGISKVAVMGDSAGGNLAAVVSQMDRDNKTKLVKFQVLLYPAVNMVDNSPSVHEFAEGYFLTRKLMSWFGSLYFSSGREAVNPLASPALGKLNDLPPSLVITAEYDPLRDQGETYSQALKEAGNESVCVRYKGMIHGFISFYDWFKAGRVAINQVASTLKEELS
- a CDS encoding DUF1404 domain-containing protein gives rise to the protein MKLKSKIFFLSSSFVIIVLTVNPYTLSLLPRDPVVLMVSHYTLYLAGVIAGYSLFRFSKLFIIPAVIPPIIFHLPYFFVESGINLGWTFIDYLSMVVGGVLLGGALRKAGTFTKALLFVLYMVGDTTLAVLLILGFPVYSPPVIQFSPYTPDQLVIVSYVMFGVMNVILFVVVGYTLRKLLS
- a CDS encoding Rieske 2Fe-2S domain-containing protein yields the protein MGRHFVLKREDFVFATRLIRRMKDPKTRFDERKFAEKGRDYLYNYAEEKVGPLDKGRRSFLKGILIGIGVLAVASAVPVISYLNQPPVYLKNFPWIIIVDSDGNPIEASKLTVNDPSILLFQYPMEGDITFLLNMGDANDNPVSIPPTTVVIPENGTTYTFPGGVGPNKSIVAYSAICQHLGCQPPEIHFYPPKYLTPGGTVPNFLPPVAYQAAQSANAASVIHCDCHGSTYDPWRGAAVLTGPTLRPLPYVELYWDQDTDYLYATEMNLKAPVIMGQPSDLASFAYLSSFNEQTGCPKMLLSKGQTPSECYSKLNNEGNTFSS